A single genomic interval of Mesoplodon densirostris isolate mMesDen1 chromosome 20, mMesDen1 primary haplotype, whole genome shotgun sequence harbors:
- the ING2 gene encoding inhibitor of growth protein 2, producing the protein MLGQQQQQLYSSAALLTGERSRLLTCYVQDYLECVESLPHDMQRNVSVLRELDNKYQETLKEIDDVYEKYKKEDDSNQKKRLQQHLQRALINSQELGDEKIQIVTQMLELVENRARQMELHSQCFQDPAESERASDKAKMDSSQPERSSRRPRRQRTSESRDLCHMTNGIEDCDDQPPKEKKSKSAKKKKRSKAKQEREASPVEFAIDPNEPTYCLCNQVSYGEMIGCDNEQCPIEWFHFSCVSLTYKPKGKWYCPKCRGDNEKTMDKSTEKTKKERRSR; encoded by the exons ATGTTAGGGCAGCAGCAACAGCAACTCTACTCGTCGGCCGCGCTCCTGACCGGGGAGCGGAGCCGGCTCCTCACCTGCTATGTGCAGGACTACCTCGAGTGCGTGGAGTCGCTGCCCCACGACATGCAGAGGAACGTGTCCGTGCTGCGAGAGCTGGACAACAAATATCAAG aaaCATTAAAGGAAATTGATGATGTctatgaaaaatataagaaagaagatGATTCAAACCAGAAAAAACGCCTCCAGCAGCATCTCCAGAGAGCATTAATCAATAGTCAAGAATTGGGAGATGAAAAAATTCAGATTGTCACACAGATGCTCGAATTGGTGGAAAATCGGGCAAGGCAAATGGAGCTGCATTCACAGTGTTTTCAAGATCCTGCTGAAAGTGAGCGAGCCTCAGATAAAGCAAAGATGGATTCCAGTCAACCAGAACGATCTTCGAGAAGACCCCGCCGACAGCGAACCAGTGAAAGCCGTGATCTGTGTCACATGACGAATGGGATTGAAGACTGTGATGATCAGCCAcctaaagaaaagaaatccaagtCAGCCAAGAAAAAGAAACGTTCCAAGGCCAAGCAGGAAAGGGAAGCTTCACCTGTTGAGTTTGCAATAGATCCCAATGAACCTACATATTGTTTATGTAACCAAGTGTCTTATGGGGAAATGATCGGATGCGACAACGAACAGTGTCCAATTGAATGGTTtcacttttcatgtgtttcaCTTACCTAtaaaccaaaggggaaatggtATTGCCCAAAGTGCAGGGGAGATAATGAGAAAACGATGGACAAAAGTactgaaaagacaaagaaggagagaagatCGAGGTAG